Proteins co-encoded in one Pseudoliparis swirei isolate HS2019 ecotype Mariana Trench chromosome 7, NWPU_hadal_v1, whole genome shotgun sequence genomic window:
- the golga3 gene encoding golgin subfamily A member 3 isoform X2, protein MDSNQSEAAPMEAQEDHLIKSKVEGDMQLKQVPDKTQHAKEFIHNEPFSSEVMPNGNGLAEDFSAAGNTHINGSLSLAAPPQSTSSPVNSQTQEPSPGLAAFPPMVIERSEGARAEITVHTGDSLQSLRLSMPLQETDLSNQKPSLEMENEEKIRLDARRRLEDQLKQYRVQRHKESSHRTTPKNRPFSTLDPELMLHPEGLPRANTLAMTTEYSFMRTTVPRGPKVGSLGIPPSKDKKPRSPRPSNIHSLADYQSPGSDGASWGAGRVGAADNTMSSHQSTLSSVSTLSAVSVMSEGSTCETEAQPGASLQIGDNASEINGSESGAKPGNDGNDSDSSSYSSVSTRATYGMLSAAVQRQQGPYTVEGREIAPEAMGQFPSLQEVLQVASEEQHLLELEREQDREGMGEPQSRRDSFSSSVSLESSVMGHDDMLQVLKEKMRLEGQLESLSSEANQALKERTELQAQLATVNARLQAKTEDAQVSQEKQNVLTAEVGTLRKNCNQLEKAMVDLQGSLEGKNASLTSLSNDLKVAEDQYKRLMGKVEKMQNTVTSRDITVQELRQQLGGLQSQLQQIQLERSTLQSRMKTSQAEIQSLQQLRQWYQQQLALAQEARVRLQSEMATMQAGQMTQIGTLEHFKLENVTLSHQLTESQHRSIKEKERIAVQLQNIETDMLTQEADYKQIQDAKNMVEDDLQQKLDEFEDERERLIKLANTASTLERDLEQAKLIFSQKDMQLQSLQKEHLELMRHLTTTQDSLQTKEQSINHLEAQYLELEAQLAELQTENSAKDDNIQYLQNEKIVLEVALQAARSEKSQLDEGAERLGEDVLVASDILDQLRQEVQIKANQIETLQQENSSLKRQTQKLKEQFQQQKVMVEAYRRDASSKDQLINELKSTKKRLLAEVKDLKQEVLSFQGEKQSAELEQARLAKEVVRVQGQMNHMEAHLQTIQEERDQLENQIQTLQFDQSQLAAVTEENEGLRKQVEQFEGEAKKAIREQKVRVKRLGTDLTSAQKDMKAKHKAYENAVGILSRRLQEALTDKETAEAELAKLKAQVSDGGNSQAFQDKIKALQAELQTVANSKTMLEKELQEVITLTSTELEDYQEKVMELEDELQESRCFMKRIRKLEDANKKLALELEHEKGKLDGLAQSHNTLREHSNILESALAKREADLVQLNLQVQAVLKRKEDEDQQMKQVVQTLQLALEKEKTKVHGLKEQVAAAKAEAAHNRRHYRAAMLELSEIKKDLQAKVDVVKALQSESHKLQAQDEQHSQEVSRFQEELAEAHSQLQILQKQLDEELAKQPLTNQEVEDLKWEVEQRQREIEAQKQQLEMMEQCQHRELDNLQRALQNIKVELESVQDDLSGTRKDKFMLQAKVGELRNSMKTVFLQNQQLKQDLKQSRLRKQRMELKSDGSPSNPMTPVKIPDCPVPASLLDELLKPSTSVNKEPLNNLHNCLRQLKEEMDSLQKQMEENTLTVHESMSSWTNTEEGLVELEIDNNISKSSTSLNNMVVKNNNEAEQQQS, encoded by the exons AACCTTTCAGTTCAGAAGTGATGCCAAATGGAAACGGACTGGCCGAGGACTTTAGTGCTGCAGGGAACACCCATATAAATGGGTCCTTGTCTCTGGCAGCCCCTCCCCAGAGCACCAGCTCCCCGGTCAACTCCCAGACCCAAGAGCCCTCCCCAGGTTTGGCTGCTTTTCCACCCATGGTGATAGAGAGGTCTGAGGGGGCTAGGGCCGAGATCACGGTTCACACGGGTGATTCATTGCAGTCGCTCAGACTCAGTATGCCTTTGCAGGAGACTGATTTGT CAAACCAGAAGCCATCATTGGAGATGGAGAATGAGGAGAAGATTCGCCTGGATGCTCGTCGACGTCTGGAGGACCAACTCAAACAGTACAGAGTTCAGAGACATAAAGAGAGT TCTCACCGCACCACCCCCAAGAACAGGCCATTCagcactctggatccagagctcATGCTGCATCCTGAGGGTCTGCCCAGGGCCAACACTCTTGCCATGACCACAGAGTATTCCTTCATGAGGACCACTGTCCCCCGTGGTCCCAAAGTGGGTAGCTTGGGAATTCCCCCTTCTAAGGACAAAAAGCCCAGATCACCCCGCCCGAGCAACATCCACTCCTTGGCCGACTACCAGTCTCCTGGGAGTGATGGTGCAAGTTGGGGTGCAGGTAGAGTTGGGGCAGCAGACAACACCATGAGCTCCCACCAGTCCACCCTTAGCTCTGTGTCCACTTTGTCTGCGGTCAGTGTGATGTCGGAGGGCAGCACCTGTGAGACGGAAGCACAGCCTGGTGCTTCACTCCAAATTGGGGACAATGCGTCAGAAATCAACGGCAGTGAATCGGGGGCGAAGCCAGGGAACGACGGCAACGACAGTGACAGCTCGTCTTACAGCAGTGTGTCGACCAGGGCCACATACGGGATGCTCTCCGCAGCAGTGCAAAGGCAGCAGGGGCCCTACACGGTGGAGGGTAGGGAGATTGCCCCTGAGGCCATGGGCCAGTTCCCCTCCCTGCAGGAGGTGCTGCAGGTAGCGAGTGAAGAGCAGCACCTGCTCGAGCTTGAGCGCGAACAGGACAGAGAAGGGATGGGGGAGCCTCAAAGCCGCAGAGACAGTTTCTCTAGCAG TGTTTCTTTGGAGAGTTCAGTGATGGGCCATGATGATATGCTGCAGGttttaaaagagaaaatgaGACTGGAGGGTCAGCTGGAATCTTTGTCATCTGAGGCCAATCAG GCTCTCAAAGAGAGGACGGAGCTTCAGGCCCAGCTCGCTACAGTGAATGCTCGACTGCAAGCTAAAACAGAGGACGCTCAGGTCAGCCAGGAGAAGCAGAATGTCCTCACTGCAGAGGTCGGCACACTGCGGAAAAACTGCAACCAGCTAGAGAAGGCCATGGTGGATCTCCAGGGCAGTCTGGAGGGCAAGAATGCCAGTCTGACTTCTCTAAGCAATGACCTGAAGGTGGCTGAAGACCAGTACAAAAGGCTGATGGGGAAGGTGGAGAAGATGCAAAACACTGTTACTTCCAGAGAtattacag TCCAAGAGTTGCGACAGCAGTTGGGTGGTCTTCAGAGCCAGCTTCAACAGATCCAGCTGGAGCGCAGCACCCTTCAGAGCCGAATGAAGACTTCTCAGGCTGAAATTCAATCGCTTCAGCAGCTCAGACAGTGGTACCAGCAGCAGCTAGCTCTTGCCCAGGAGGCCAGAGTACGACTGCAAAGCGAAATGGCCACCATGCAG GCTGGACAGATGACTCAGATTGGTACTCTGGAACATTTTAAACTGGAGAATGTGACTCTCTCCCACCAACTCACGGAATCCCAACACCGCTCTATCAAAGAAAAAGAGCGTATTGCTGTTCAGCTGCAGAACATTGAG ACTGACATGCTGACCCAGGAAGCTGATTATAAGCAGATCCAGGATGCAAAGAACATGGTGGAAGATGATCTGCAGCAAAAACTGGATGAGTTTGAGGATGAGCGAGAACGCTTAATTAAATTGGCCAACACAGCCAGCACCCTGGAAAGGGATCTGGAGCAG GCAAAGTTGATCTTTTCCCAGAAGGACATGCAGCTGCAGTCACTCCAGAAAGAGCATCTGGAGCTGATGCGCCATCTGACCACCACTCAGGACAGCCTGCAAACCAAAGAGCAGTCCATCAACCACCTAGAAGCCCAATACCTGGAGCTGGAAGCTCAGTTGGCTGAGCTGCAGACAGAGAACAGCGCCAAGGATGACAACATCCAGTACCTCCAAAACGAGAAGATTGTCCTGGAGGTAGCGCTGCAGGCAGCCCGGTCCGAAAAGAGCCAACTTGACGAGGGCGCTGAACGGCTCGGAGAGGATGTTCTGGTGGCTTCAGATATCTTGGATCaactcagacaggaagtccaaaTCAAAGCCAATCAG ATTGAAACGCTTCAACAAGAAAATAGTTCCCTGAAGAGACAAACTCAGAAACTGAAGGAGCAGTTCCAACAACAAAAG gtgatggtggaggcctaCCGTCGGGACGCCAGCTCCAAAGACCAGTTGATCAATGAGCTCAAGTCCACCAAAAAGCGCCTGTTGGCAGAGGTGAAGGACCTGAAGCAGGAGGTGCTGAGCTTTCAGGGGGAGAAGCAGAGTGCAGAGCTGGAGCAGGCCCGGCTTGCAAAGGAGGTGGTGAGAGTCCAGGGTCAGATGAACCACATGGAGGCTCATCTGCAAACCATTCAAGAAGAAAGGGATCAGCTAGAAAACCAGATCCAG ACTTTACAGTTTGATCAGAGCCAACTAGCAGCCGTCACAGAAGAGAATGAAGGTCTGAGGAAGCAGGTGGAGCAATTTGAGGGAGAAGCCAAAAA GGCCATCAGAGAGCAGAAGGTGCGCGTGAAGCGACTGGGGACAGATTTGACCAGTGCTCAGAAGGACATGAAGGCCAAGCACAAGGCCTACGAGAACGCTGTGGGCATCCTGAGTAGGAGGCTCCAAGAGGCTCTGACTGACAAGGAGACCGCCGAGGCAGAGCTGGCAAAACTCAAGGCCCAGGTGTCGGATGGGGGGAACAGCCAGGCCTTCCAG GATAAGATTAAGGCTCTGCAGGCAGAGCTACAGACTGTGGCCAACAGCAAGACTATGCTAGAGAAGGAGCTGCAGGAAGTGATCACCCTCACCTCCACGGAGCTGGAGGACTACCAGGAGAAGGTCATGGAGCTTGAGGATGAG CTTCAAGAGTCCCGGTGCTTCATGAAGCGGATTCGAAAGTTAGAAGATGCCAACAAGAAGCTAGCACTGGAGCTTGAACATGAAAAGGGGAAATTGGATGGATTGGCCCAGTCCCACAATACACTGCGGGAACATTCCAACATTTTGGAGTCTGCCTTAGCTAAGAGAGAGGCAGATCTTGTCCAGCTCAACTTACAG GTACAAGCTGTTCTGAAGCGTAAAGAAGATGAGGACCAGCAAATGAAGCAGGTGGTTCAAACGCTTCAGCTTGCACTGGAAAAAGAGAAAACCAAAGTCCATGGCCTGAAAGAACAG gTGGCAGCTGCAAAGGCTGAAGCAGCTCACAATAGACGGCACTACAGGGCAGCTATGCTGGAGCTGTCGGAAATCAAAAAGGACCTGCAGGCCAAAGTGGACGTGGTCAAAGCTCTGCAGAGTGAATCTCACAAACTACA AGCTCAGGATGAGCAGCATTCTCAGGAGGTGTCCAGGTTCCAAGAGGAGCTGGCTGAGGCCCATTCACAGCTCCAGATCCTCCAGAAACAACTCGACGAGGAACTGGCCAAGCAGCCCCTCACTAACCAAGAA GTTGAGGACCTGAAGTGGGAGGTGGAGCAAAGGCAAAGGGAGATCGAGGCTcagaagcagcagctggagatGATGGAGCAGTGTCAGCACAGGGAGCTAGACAACCTACAGAGAGCTCTGCAG AACATCAAAGTTGAGCTGGAGTCGGTGCAAGACGATCTGAGCGGCACCAGGAAGGACAAGTTTATGCTGCAGGCCAAAGTGGGTGAGCTGAGGAACAGCATGAAGACAGTCTTTTTGCAGAACCAGCAACTAAAACAGGATCTCAAGCAAAGTCGTCTCAGGAAG cagcgtATGGAGCTAAAGAGTGATGGTAGCCCATCCAACCCAATGACACCAGTTAAGATCCCAGACTGCCCAGTGCCTGCCTCCCTATTGGATGAGTTGCTGAAACCATCGACGTCAGTCAACAAAGAGCCCCTCAACAACCTGCACAACTGTCTACGACAACTCAA gGAGGAGATGGACAGCCTCCAAAAGCAGATGGAGGAAAACACACTAACAGTCCATGAGTCAATGAGCTCATGGACAAACACAGAGGAGGGACTGGTTGAACTGGAGATTGACAACAACATCTCCAAATCATCAACGTCACTAAATAACATGGTtgtgaaaaacaacaatgaaGCAGAACAGCAACAGTCATAA
- the golga3 gene encoding golgin subfamily A member 3 isoform X1: protein MDSNQSEAAPMEAQEDHLIKSKVEGDMQLKQVPDKTQHAKEFIHNEPFSSEVMPNGNGLAEDFSAAGNTHINGSLSLAAPPQSTSSPVNSQTQEPSPGLAAFPPMVIERSEGARAEITVHTGDSLQSLRLSMPLQETDLSNQKPSLEMENEEKIRLDARRRLEDQLKQYRVQRHKESSHRTTPKNRPFSTLDPELMLHPEGLPRANTLAMTTEYSFMRTTVPRGPKVGSLGIPPSKDKKPRSPRPSNIHSLADYQSPGSDGASWGAGRVGAADNTMSSHQSTLSSVSTLSAVSVMSEGSTCETEAQPGASLQIGDNASEINGSESGAKPGNDGNDSDSSSYSSVSTRATYGMLSAAVQRQQGPYTVEGREIAPEAMGQFPSLQEVLQVASEEQHLLELEREQDREGMGEPQSRRDSFSSSVSLESSVMGHDDMLQVLKEKMRLEGQLESLSSEANQALKERTELQAQLATVNARLQAKTEDAQVSQEKQNVLTAEVGTLRKNCNQLEKAMVDLQGSLEGKNASLTSLSNDLKVAEDQYKRLMGKVEKMQNTVTSRDITVQELRQQLGGLQSQLQQIQLERSTLQSRMKTSQAEIQSLQQLRQWYQQQLALAQEARVRLQSEMATMQAGQMTQIGTLEHFKLENVTLSHQLTESQHRSIKEKERIAVQLQNIETDMLTQEADYKQIQDAKNMVEDDLQQKLDEFEDERERLIKLANTASTLERDLEQAKLIFSQKDMQLQSLQKEHLELMRHLTTTQDSLQTKEQSINHLEAQYLELEAQLAELQTENSAKDDNIQYLQNEKIVLEVALQAARSEKSQLDEGAERLGEDVLVASDILDQLRQEVQIKANQIETLQQENSSLKRQTQKLKEQFQQQKVMVEAYRRDASSKDQLINELKSTKKRLLAEVKDLKQEVLSFQGEKQSAELEQARLAKEVVRVQGQMNHMEAHLQTIQEERDQLENQIQTLQFDQSQLAAVTEENEGLRKQVEQFEGEAKKAIREQKVRVKRLGTDLTSAQKDMKAKHKAYENAVGILSRRLQEALTDKETAEAELAKLKAQVSDGGNSQAFQDKIKALQAELQTVANSKTMLEKELQEVITLTSTELEDYQEKVMELEDELQESRCFMKRIRKLEDANKKLALELEHEKGKLDGLAQSHNTLREHSNILESALAKREADLVQLNLQVQAVLKRKEDEDQQMKQVVQTLQLALEKEKTKVHGLKEQVAAAKAEAAHNRRHYRAAMLELSEIKKDLQAKVDVVKALQSESHKLQAQDEQHSQEVSRFQEELAEAHSQLQILQKQLDEELAKQPLTNQEVEDLKWEVEQRQREIEAQKQQLEMMEQCQHRELDNLQRALQNIKVELESVQDDLSGTRKDKFMLQAKVGELRNSMKTVFLQNQQLKQDLKQSRLRKTIHIPEMVEQQRMELKSDGSPSNPMTPVKIPDCPVPASLLDELLKPSTSVNKEPLNNLHNCLRQLKEEMDSLQKQMEENTLTVHESMSSWTNTEEGLVELEIDNNISKSSTSLNNMVVKNNNEAEQQQS, encoded by the exons AACCTTTCAGTTCAGAAGTGATGCCAAATGGAAACGGACTGGCCGAGGACTTTAGTGCTGCAGGGAACACCCATATAAATGGGTCCTTGTCTCTGGCAGCCCCTCCCCAGAGCACCAGCTCCCCGGTCAACTCCCAGACCCAAGAGCCCTCCCCAGGTTTGGCTGCTTTTCCACCCATGGTGATAGAGAGGTCTGAGGGGGCTAGGGCCGAGATCACGGTTCACACGGGTGATTCATTGCAGTCGCTCAGACTCAGTATGCCTTTGCAGGAGACTGATTTGT CAAACCAGAAGCCATCATTGGAGATGGAGAATGAGGAGAAGATTCGCCTGGATGCTCGTCGACGTCTGGAGGACCAACTCAAACAGTACAGAGTTCAGAGACATAAAGAGAGT TCTCACCGCACCACCCCCAAGAACAGGCCATTCagcactctggatccagagctcATGCTGCATCCTGAGGGTCTGCCCAGGGCCAACACTCTTGCCATGACCACAGAGTATTCCTTCATGAGGACCACTGTCCCCCGTGGTCCCAAAGTGGGTAGCTTGGGAATTCCCCCTTCTAAGGACAAAAAGCCCAGATCACCCCGCCCGAGCAACATCCACTCCTTGGCCGACTACCAGTCTCCTGGGAGTGATGGTGCAAGTTGGGGTGCAGGTAGAGTTGGGGCAGCAGACAACACCATGAGCTCCCACCAGTCCACCCTTAGCTCTGTGTCCACTTTGTCTGCGGTCAGTGTGATGTCGGAGGGCAGCACCTGTGAGACGGAAGCACAGCCTGGTGCTTCACTCCAAATTGGGGACAATGCGTCAGAAATCAACGGCAGTGAATCGGGGGCGAAGCCAGGGAACGACGGCAACGACAGTGACAGCTCGTCTTACAGCAGTGTGTCGACCAGGGCCACATACGGGATGCTCTCCGCAGCAGTGCAAAGGCAGCAGGGGCCCTACACGGTGGAGGGTAGGGAGATTGCCCCTGAGGCCATGGGCCAGTTCCCCTCCCTGCAGGAGGTGCTGCAGGTAGCGAGTGAAGAGCAGCACCTGCTCGAGCTTGAGCGCGAACAGGACAGAGAAGGGATGGGGGAGCCTCAAAGCCGCAGAGACAGTTTCTCTAGCAG TGTTTCTTTGGAGAGTTCAGTGATGGGCCATGATGATATGCTGCAGGttttaaaagagaaaatgaGACTGGAGGGTCAGCTGGAATCTTTGTCATCTGAGGCCAATCAG GCTCTCAAAGAGAGGACGGAGCTTCAGGCCCAGCTCGCTACAGTGAATGCTCGACTGCAAGCTAAAACAGAGGACGCTCAGGTCAGCCAGGAGAAGCAGAATGTCCTCACTGCAGAGGTCGGCACACTGCGGAAAAACTGCAACCAGCTAGAGAAGGCCATGGTGGATCTCCAGGGCAGTCTGGAGGGCAAGAATGCCAGTCTGACTTCTCTAAGCAATGACCTGAAGGTGGCTGAAGACCAGTACAAAAGGCTGATGGGGAAGGTGGAGAAGATGCAAAACACTGTTACTTCCAGAGAtattacag TCCAAGAGTTGCGACAGCAGTTGGGTGGTCTTCAGAGCCAGCTTCAACAGATCCAGCTGGAGCGCAGCACCCTTCAGAGCCGAATGAAGACTTCTCAGGCTGAAATTCAATCGCTTCAGCAGCTCAGACAGTGGTACCAGCAGCAGCTAGCTCTTGCCCAGGAGGCCAGAGTACGACTGCAAAGCGAAATGGCCACCATGCAG GCTGGACAGATGACTCAGATTGGTACTCTGGAACATTTTAAACTGGAGAATGTGACTCTCTCCCACCAACTCACGGAATCCCAACACCGCTCTATCAAAGAAAAAGAGCGTATTGCTGTTCAGCTGCAGAACATTGAG ACTGACATGCTGACCCAGGAAGCTGATTATAAGCAGATCCAGGATGCAAAGAACATGGTGGAAGATGATCTGCAGCAAAAACTGGATGAGTTTGAGGATGAGCGAGAACGCTTAATTAAATTGGCCAACACAGCCAGCACCCTGGAAAGGGATCTGGAGCAG GCAAAGTTGATCTTTTCCCAGAAGGACATGCAGCTGCAGTCACTCCAGAAAGAGCATCTGGAGCTGATGCGCCATCTGACCACCACTCAGGACAGCCTGCAAACCAAAGAGCAGTCCATCAACCACCTAGAAGCCCAATACCTGGAGCTGGAAGCTCAGTTGGCTGAGCTGCAGACAGAGAACAGCGCCAAGGATGACAACATCCAGTACCTCCAAAACGAGAAGATTGTCCTGGAGGTAGCGCTGCAGGCAGCCCGGTCCGAAAAGAGCCAACTTGACGAGGGCGCTGAACGGCTCGGAGAGGATGTTCTGGTGGCTTCAGATATCTTGGATCaactcagacaggaagtccaaaTCAAAGCCAATCAG ATTGAAACGCTTCAACAAGAAAATAGTTCCCTGAAGAGACAAACTCAGAAACTGAAGGAGCAGTTCCAACAACAAAAG gtgatggtggaggcctaCCGTCGGGACGCCAGCTCCAAAGACCAGTTGATCAATGAGCTCAAGTCCACCAAAAAGCGCCTGTTGGCAGAGGTGAAGGACCTGAAGCAGGAGGTGCTGAGCTTTCAGGGGGAGAAGCAGAGTGCAGAGCTGGAGCAGGCCCGGCTTGCAAAGGAGGTGGTGAGAGTCCAGGGTCAGATGAACCACATGGAGGCTCATCTGCAAACCATTCAAGAAGAAAGGGATCAGCTAGAAAACCAGATCCAG ACTTTACAGTTTGATCAGAGCCAACTAGCAGCCGTCACAGAAGAGAATGAAGGTCTGAGGAAGCAGGTGGAGCAATTTGAGGGAGAAGCCAAAAA GGCCATCAGAGAGCAGAAGGTGCGCGTGAAGCGACTGGGGACAGATTTGACCAGTGCTCAGAAGGACATGAAGGCCAAGCACAAGGCCTACGAGAACGCTGTGGGCATCCTGAGTAGGAGGCTCCAAGAGGCTCTGACTGACAAGGAGACCGCCGAGGCAGAGCTGGCAAAACTCAAGGCCCAGGTGTCGGATGGGGGGAACAGCCAGGCCTTCCAG GATAAGATTAAGGCTCTGCAGGCAGAGCTACAGACTGTGGCCAACAGCAAGACTATGCTAGAGAAGGAGCTGCAGGAAGTGATCACCCTCACCTCCACGGAGCTGGAGGACTACCAGGAGAAGGTCATGGAGCTTGAGGATGAG CTTCAAGAGTCCCGGTGCTTCATGAAGCGGATTCGAAAGTTAGAAGATGCCAACAAGAAGCTAGCACTGGAGCTTGAACATGAAAAGGGGAAATTGGATGGATTGGCCCAGTCCCACAATACACTGCGGGAACATTCCAACATTTTGGAGTCTGCCTTAGCTAAGAGAGAGGCAGATCTTGTCCAGCTCAACTTACAG GTACAAGCTGTTCTGAAGCGTAAAGAAGATGAGGACCAGCAAATGAAGCAGGTGGTTCAAACGCTTCAGCTTGCACTGGAAAAAGAGAAAACCAAAGTCCATGGCCTGAAAGAACAG gTGGCAGCTGCAAAGGCTGAAGCAGCTCACAATAGACGGCACTACAGGGCAGCTATGCTGGAGCTGTCGGAAATCAAAAAGGACCTGCAGGCCAAAGTGGACGTGGTCAAAGCTCTGCAGAGTGAATCTCACAAACTACA AGCTCAGGATGAGCAGCATTCTCAGGAGGTGTCCAGGTTCCAAGAGGAGCTGGCTGAGGCCCATTCACAGCTCCAGATCCTCCAGAAACAACTCGACGAGGAACTGGCCAAGCAGCCCCTCACTAACCAAGAA GTTGAGGACCTGAAGTGGGAGGTGGAGCAAAGGCAAAGGGAGATCGAGGCTcagaagcagcagctggagatGATGGAGCAGTGTCAGCACAGGGAGCTAGACAACCTACAGAGAGCTCTGCAG AACATCAAAGTTGAGCTGGAGTCGGTGCAAGACGATCTGAGCGGCACCAGGAAGGACAAGTTTATGCTGCAGGCCAAAGTGGGTGAGCTGAGGAACAGCATGAAGACAGTCTTTTTGCAGAACCAGCAACTAAAACAGGATCTCAAGCAAAGTCGTCTCAGGAAG ACTATACACATCCCTGAaatggtggagcagcagcgtATGGAGCTAAAGAGTGATGGTAGCCCATCCAACCCAATGACACCAGTTAAGATCCCAGACTGCCCAGTGCCTGCCTCCCTATTGGATGAGTTGCTGAAACCATCGACGTCAGTCAACAAAGAGCCCCTCAACAACCTGCACAACTGTCTACGACAACTCAA gGAGGAGATGGACAGCCTCCAAAAGCAGATGGAGGAAAACACACTAACAGTCCATGAGTCAATGAGCTCATGGACAAACACAGAGGAGGGACTGGTTGAACTGGAGATTGACAACAACATCTCCAAATCATCAACGTCACTAAATAACATGGTtgtgaaaaacaacaatgaaGCAGAACAGCAACAGTCATAA